The following are encoded together in the Kribbella sp. CA-293567 genome:
- a CDS encoding S1 family peptidase, whose protein sequence is MSGKFKFRAVLAAGVVALASAGAIGTAEARTPPPGANIVGGTTASTAQVPWMIALNNSNSSSPVDQYCGATLVKANKIVTAAHCLNQPRSTYTAIQGRDNLNSSTGGRTSKIAKIWKDPLYGQVPGHDVAVLTLTTPFTGVPTLPLETSRAADAVGAQPTVYGYGNTEGTGPANRLQKVLTPVLGDAYCGNVYASYDYVANGEICAGYKAGGKDSCQGDSGGPLVLNGRLFGVVSWGIGCADAGNPGVYAEVASYASALQTQINN, encoded by the coding sequence ATGTCAGGAAAGTTCAAGTTCCGCGCAGTGCTCGCCGCCGGTGTGGTCGCCCTCGCGTCGGCCGGTGCGATCGGCACCGCCGAGGCCCGGACGCCCCCGCCCGGCGCCAACATCGTCGGCGGCACCACCGCCAGCACCGCGCAGGTCCCGTGGATGATCGCGCTGAACAACAGCAACTCGTCGTCCCCGGTCGACCAGTACTGCGGCGCCACGCTGGTCAAGGCGAACAAGATCGTCACCGCCGCGCACTGCCTCAACCAGCCGCGGAGTACCTACACGGCGATCCAGGGCCGCGACAACCTGAACTCGAGCACCGGCGGCAGGACCTCGAAGATCGCCAAGATCTGGAAGGACCCGCTGTACGGCCAGGTGCCCGGCCACGACGTCGCCGTGCTGACCCTGACCACGCCGTTCACCGGCGTACCGACCCTGCCGCTGGAGACCAGCCGCGCCGCGGACGCCGTCGGCGCCCAGCCGACCGTCTACGGTTACGGCAACACCGAGGGCACCGGCCCGGCGAACCGCCTGCAGAAGGTGCTCACCCCGGTCCTCGGTGACGCCTACTGCGGCAACGTCTACGCCAGCTACGACTATGTCGCGAACGGCGAGATCTGCGCCGGCTACAAGGCCGGCGGCAAGGACTCCTGCCAGGGCGACTCCGGCGGCCCGCTGGTCCTGAACGGCCGGCTCTTCGGTGTCGTCTCCTGGGGTATCGGCTGCGCCGACGCCGGCAACCCGGGCGTCTACGCCGAGGTCGCGTCCTACGCCTCCGCGCTGCAGACGCAGATCAACAACTAG
- a CDS encoding aldo/keto reductase: MIPTLKLNNGVEMPQLGFGVFQVPDAETTAAVTTALDAGYRSIDTAAAYQNEAGVGKALASSGLAREELFVTTKLWNADQGYQETLAAFERSRGLLGLDFLDLYLIHWPAPELGKYADSWRALEKLYADGAVRAIGVSNFQPAHLQHLASVSPVVPAVNQIELHPYLQQDAVRAYGNEHGIATEAWSPLAKGGSLLSEAPITELAAKYDRTPAQIVLRWHLQLGNVVIPKSVTPARVRENFAVFDFELTAADLDAVSGLERGERTGPDPDTFNAV; this comes from the coding sequence ATGATCCCCACCCTGAAACTCAACAACGGCGTCGAGATGCCCCAACTCGGCTTCGGCGTCTTCCAGGTGCCGGACGCGGAGACCACCGCGGCCGTCACTACTGCCCTCGATGCCGGCTACCGCAGCATCGACACGGCGGCGGCGTACCAGAACGAGGCCGGCGTCGGGAAGGCACTCGCCTCCTCCGGTCTGGCCCGCGAAGAGCTCTTCGTCACCACCAAGCTGTGGAACGCCGACCAGGGCTACCAGGAGACGCTCGCCGCCTTCGAACGCAGCCGCGGCCTGCTGGGACTGGACTTCCTCGACCTGTACCTGATCCACTGGCCGGCCCCCGAGCTCGGCAAGTACGCCGACAGCTGGCGTGCCCTCGAGAAGCTGTACGCCGACGGCGCCGTCCGCGCGATCGGCGTCTCCAACTTCCAGCCGGCCCACCTTCAGCACCTGGCGTCGGTCTCGCCGGTCGTCCCGGCCGTGAACCAGATCGAGCTGCACCCGTACCTGCAGCAGGACGCGGTACGGGCCTATGGCAACGAGCACGGGATCGCCACCGAGGCGTGGAGCCCGCTGGCCAAGGGCGGCTCGCTGTTGTCGGAGGCCCCGATCACCGAACTGGCCGCGAAGTACGACCGGACACCGGCCCAGATCGTCCTGCGCTGGCACCTGCAGCTCGGCAACGTCGTGATCCCCAAGTCGGTCACCCCGGCCCGGGTCCGGGAGAACTTCGCGGTCTTCGACTTCGAGCTCACCGCCGCCGACCTGGACGCGGTGTCGGGTCTGGAGCGCGGCGAGCGGACCGGACCGGATCCGGACACCTTCAACGCCGTCTGA
- a CDS encoding MFS transporter: MPAALWALAIGAFGIGTTEFVIMGLLPEVATDFGVSIPSAGLLISGYALGVVVGAPLLTAIGARISRKTVLIALMGVFVAGNLISALAPSYGVLMTGRIVAALAHGAFFGVGSVVAASLVPKAKQASAIALMFTGLTVANVFGVPGGTALGQQFGWRSTFWAVTALGVIGLLGILLLLPRQSVSEGPGLRSELAVFRNLQVWLALAMTALGFAGVFASFTYIAPMMTEVAGFSSGAVTWLLVLFGGGLVVGNLLGGKAADRSLMPSLYVILALLAVVLAAFVFTAHGRVPAAITIALFGAAGFATVAPLQKRVMDKAGGAPALASAANIAAFNLGNAVGAYLGGLTIEHGLGYTAPNWVGAALATAGLAVALTSGLLDRRRRTTSTPEPVLTTV, encoded by the coding sequence ATGCCTGCCGCCTTATGGGCACTGGCCATCGGTGCCTTCGGGATCGGTACCACCGAGTTCGTCATCATGGGACTGCTGCCCGAGGTCGCCACCGACTTCGGCGTCAGCATCCCGTCGGCCGGTCTGCTGATCTCCGGCTACGCCCTGGGCGTCGTGGTCGGCGCGCCGCTGCTGACCGCGATCGGCGCCAGGATCTCCCGCAAGACGGTGCTGATCGCGCTGATGGGCGTGTTCGTCGCCGGCAACCTGATCTCCGCGCTGGCGCCGTCGTACGGCGTACTGATGACCGGCCGGATCGTCGCCGCCCTCGCCCACGGCGCCTTCTTCGGTGTCGGCTCCGTGGTCGCCGCGTCGCTGGTACCGAAGGCGAAGCAGGCCAGCGCGATCGCGCTGATGTTCACCGGACTCACCGTCGCGAACGTCTTCGGCGTACCGGGTGGTACCGCGCTCGGCCAGCAGTTCGGCTGGCGATCGACCTTCTGGGCGGTCACCGCGCTGGGCGTGATCGGACTGCTCGGCATCCTGTTGCTGCTCCCCCGGCAGAGTGTCAGCGAAGGACCAGGGCTGCGCAGCGAACTGGCGGTCTTCCGCAACCTGCAGGTCTGGCTCGCGCTGGCGATGACCGCGCTCGGCTTCGCCGGGGTGTTCGCGTCCTTCACCTACATCGCGCCGATGATGACCGAGGTGGCGGGCTTCTCGTCCGGTGCCGTCACCTGGCTGCTCGTGCTGTTCGGCGGCGGCCTGGTGGTCGGCAACCTGCTCGGCGGCAAGGCGGCGGACCGCTCGCTGATGCCCAGCCTGTACGTGATCCTCGCGCTGCTGGCCGTCGTACTGGCGGCCTTCGTCTTCACCGCCCACGGGCGAGTGCCTGCGGCGATAACGATCGCGCTGTTCGGCGCCGCCGGCTTCGCGACCGTGGCACCGCTGCAGAAGCGGGTGATGGACAAGGCGGGCGGCGCTCCGGCGCTCGCTTCGGCTGCCAACATCGCCGCTTTCAACCTCGGCAATGCGGTCGGCGCCTACCTCGGCGGGCTCACGATCGAGCATGGCCTCGGGTACACGGCCCCCAACTGGGTCGGCGCCGCGCTGGCCACGGCCGGCCTCGCCGTCGCGCTCACCTCCGGTCTGCTGGATCGCCGCCGGCGGACCACCTCGACTCCTGAACCTGTCCTCACCACTGTCTAA
- a CDS encoding MarR family winged helix-turn-helix transcriptional regulator: MGLPDDAAEARAQGWRTLAALHARIEDELERALQKQHGLSVSEYSVLDVLARQDEHHLRMNQLSNAVVLSQSATTRLVNRLEDRKLLERYLCPTDRRGIYTEVTEAGRALLAEAEPTHDEVLTGALRNAAEFPELAPLVDALAQLALPAKT, encoded by the coding sequence GTGGGACTACCGGATGACGCTGCTGAGGCGCGCGCGCAGGGCTGGCGGACCCTGGCCGCTCTGCATGCCCGGATCGAGGACGAGCTGGAGCGTGCGCTGCAGAAGCAGCACGGGCTGTCGGTCAGCGAGTACTCCGTGCTCGACGTGCTGGCCCGGCAGGACGAGCACCACCTGCGGATGAATCAGCTCTCGAACGCGGTCGTGCTCAGTCAGTCGGCCACCACCCGCCTGGTGAACCGGCTCGAGGACCGCAAGCTGCTGGAGCGCTACCTGTGCCCGACCGACCGCCGGGGTATCTACACCGAGGTCACCGAGGCCGGCCGCGCTCTCCTCGCCGAAGCCGAGCCGACGCACGACGAAGTACTGACCGGCGCGCTGCGCAACGCTGCCGAGTTCCCGGAGCTGGCGCCGCTGGTCGACGCCCTCGCACAGCTCGCCCTCCCGGCGAAAACCTGA
- a CDS encoding SRPBCC family protein, translating to MSDNGSITVSRTINASTKDLFDVLTNPERHAELDGSGFVVSDEKTDRITATGQVFRMNMTGDHMSGDYQTDNTVVGYDPNHLVAWQTAPAGSEPAGWQWIWELKALDSGDTDVTLTYDWSKVTDREILQKVTFPLVQQSQLEDSLGNLAAAVVKN from the coding sequence ATGAGTGACAACGGGTCCATCACTGTCAGCCGCACGATCAACGCCTCGACGAAGGATCTGTTCGACGTCCTCACCAACCCTGAACGGCACGCTGAGCTGGACGGCTCCGGGTTCGTGGTCAGTGACGAGAAGACCGACCGGATCACCGCCACCGGCCAGGTGTTCCGGATGAACATGACCGGTGACCACATGAGCGGCGACTACCAGACCGACAACACCGTCGTCGGCTACGACCCGAACCACCTGGTCGCCTGGCAGACCGCACCCGCGGGCAGCGAGCCGGCCGGCTGGCAGTGGATCTGGGAGCTCAAGGCCCTCGATTCCGGCGACACCGACGTCACCCTGACCTACGACTGGTCGAAGGTGACCGACCGCGAGATCCTCCAGAAGGTGACCTTCCCGCTGGTCCAGCAGAGCCAGCTCGAAGACTCTCTCGGCAACCTGGCCGCGGCCGTCGTCAAGAACTGA